Proteins from a single region of Ziziphus jujuba cultivar Dongzao chromosome 1, ASM3175591v1:
- the LOC107413752 gene encoding alkaline ceramidase TOD1 translates to MGKVTSTPPLLFQSKLLCFSLFYLFSSLFLALYTSLSHTKCIFRSSPFDPLLTPLFSYPPSYGEHKYAIPTLRSTCSSPVYFSDYWNVLEEIQILCKKSSSSSSNSSLRYMQGSADTFGGNFSFHDRLSHFSNENNNIAGIPCGFLKKFPISNSDRIAMENCKGVVVVSAIFHDHDKVRQPKGLGSKTLENVCFYMFVDDITLRGLDYHKLISRKSPEYTVGAWRIIKVSRKGLYDNPAMNGVIPKYLVHRLFPNSKFSIWIDAKLQLMVDPLLLIHTLVISENADMAISKHPLYIHTMEEAMATARWKKWWDVDGLKLQMETYCESGLQPWSSNKLPYPSDVPDSALILRRHGVEGNLFSCLLFNELEGFNPRDQLAFAFVRDQMSPKLKLNMFDVEVFEQIAVEYRHNLKHGGGTTAGGSKGSRVTQSKKTKRASPDLLYVNGSCCSRCQKYLFEMWGESLD, encoded by the exons ATGGGGAAAGTAACGTCTACACCACCTCTCTTGTTCCAATCAAAgcttctctgtttctctctgtTCTAccttttctcttctctctttctcgcTCTCTACACCTCTCTCTCCCACACCAAATGCATTTTCCGATCCTCTCCCTTCGACCCCCTCCTCActcctctcttctcctaccctCCCTCCTATGGAGAGCACAAGTATGCCATCCCCACCCTCCGTTCCACTTGCTCTTCCCCTGTCTACTTCTCAG ATTATTGGAATGTGTTGGAGGAGATCCAAATTCTGTGTAAAAaatcttcttcgtcttcttccaaCTCCTCTTTGAGGTATATGCAGGGCAGTGCTGACACTTTCGGTGGGAATTTCAGTTTCCACGATCGGCTCTCGCATTTTAGtaatgaaaataacaatatCGCAGGAATTCCTTGTGGTTTCTTGAAGAAATTTCCAATTAGCAATTCGG ATCGAATTGCGATGGAAAATTGCAAGGGTGTTGTTGTAGTCTCCGCAATCTTCCATGACCATGACAAAGTAAGACAACCAAAAGGTCTCGGATCCAAAACTCTGGAAAATGTATGTTTCTATATGTTTGTAGATGATATTACCCTCAGAGGACTCGACTACCACAAATTGATTTCAAGAAAATCTCCGGAATATACAGTTGGTGCTTGGAGGATTATCAAAGTTTCAAGAAAGGGCTTGTATGATAATCCAGCGATGAATGGTGTCATACCTAAATACTTAGTCCATAGGCTTTTCCCAAATTCAAAATTCAGTATTTGGATTGATGCCAAACTGCAATTGATGGTTGATCCGTTATTGTTGATTCATACACTTGTTATTTCGGAGAATGCAGATATGGCAATATCCAAACACCCCCTTTATATTCACACCATGGAAGAAGCAATGGCCACTGCAAGGTGGAAgaaatggtgggatgttgatggCTTGAAGCTGCAAATGGAAACATATTGCGAGTCCGGTTTGCAGCCATGGAGTTCCAACAAGCTTCCCTATCCCTCAG atgTACCGGACAGTGCTCTTATTTTGAGGAGGCATGGAGTAGAGGGCAATCTATTCTCCTGCTTGCTGTTTAATGAATTGGAAGGTTTTAATCCAAGAGATCAATTGGCTTTTGCATTTGTGAGAGACCAAATGAGCCCAAAGCTGAAGCTGAACATGTTTGATGTGGAAGTGTTTGAGCAAATTGCAGTGGAATACAGGCATAACCTTAAGCACGGAGGTGGGACCACTGCAGGCGGCAGTAAAGGGTCCAGAGTGACTCAgagcaaaaaaaccaaaagggcAAGCCCAGATTTGCTGTATGTTAATGGGAGCTGTTGCAGTAGATGCCAGAAGTACCTTTTTGAAATGTGGGGTGAATCccttgattga
- the LOC107404714 gene encoding uncharacterized protein LOC107404714 isoform X2: MNKIPTYPERDYSSRDRNNSDSDSEMVPKIFGNFAIKTKYGALAATATPFVVFGGVYIAWAYLNQAWQRRKDEQRRHRRVLSRSVSIGALHSGNLALQRLIMYHEARANDKTLETAECQLRILLTEETLDFQKLQMVIPKMEMSGKEEQAVDMLEKALTKANGEGKKHEAYEIGMLIVEMLIYKGDLSKAKACDCLNDEHHEVISDARRPLYKI; encoded by the exons atGAACAAAATCCCAACTTACCCCGAGAGAGATTATAGTTCCAGAGATAGGAATAATAGTGATTCTGATTCAGAAATGGTGCCGAAAATCTTTGGTAATTTcgcaataaaaacaaaatatggaGCATTGGCTGCCACGGCGACACCGTTCGTGGTGTTTGGCGGAGTTTATATAGCATGGGCTTACCTGAATCAGGCTTGGCAGAGAAGGAAAGACGAACAGCGCCGTCATCGTCGAGTTCTGTCTAGGTCCGTGTCGATTGGTGCTCTCCATAGTGGAAACCTGGCGTTGCAGAGATTGATTATGTATCATGAAGCTCGAGCGAATGATAAAACATTGGAGACAGCTGAGTGCCAGTTGAGGATTTTACTTACGGAAGAAACCCTTGATTTCCAGAAGCTACAG ATGGTTATTCCAAAAATGGAAATGAGTGGAAAAGAAGAGCAAGCGGTGGATATGCTGGAAAAAGCACTGACAAAAGCCAATGGAGAGGGAAAAAAACATGAAGCATATGAAATCGGGATGTTAATTGTGGAAATGCTCATTTACAAG GGTGATTTGTCCAAGGCCAAAGCCTGTGATTGCTTAAATGATGAACATCATGAAGTGATTTCGGATGCTCGTCGCCCACTCTATAAG ATTTAA
- the LOC107404714 gene encoding uncharacterized protein LOC107404714 isoform X1 has protein sequence MNKIPTYPERDYSSRDRNNSDSDSEMVPKIFGNFAIKTKYGALAATATPFVVFGGVYIAWAYLNQAWQRRKDEQRRHRRVLSRSVSIGALHSGNLALQRLIMYHEARANDKTLETAECQLRILLTEETLDFQKLQMVIPKMEMSGKEEQAVDMLEKALTKANGEGKKHEAYEIGMLIVEMLIYKGDLSKAKACDCLNDEHHEVISDARRPLYKAIIHIMVDDEEKIAKESWDEFSNIREDLHCPPTFRESMEEIGIQNLSTNFDEFKKVVKRLKDDIDKHIKKAKEKKGHK, from the exons atGAACAAAATCCCAACTTACCCCGAGAGAGATTATAGTTCCAGAGATAGGAATAATAGTGATTCTGATTCAGAAATGGTGCCGAAAATCTTTGGTAATTTcgcaataaaaacaaaatatggaGCATTGGCTGCCACGGCGACACCGTTCGTGGTGTTTGGCGGAGTTTATATAGCATGGGCTTACCTGAATCAGGCTTGGCAGAGAAGGAAAGACGAACAGCGCCGTCATCGTCGAGTTCTGTCTAGGTCCGTGTCGATTGGTGCTCTCCATAGTGGAAACCTGGCGTTGCAGAGATTGATTATGTATCATGAAGCTCGAGCGAATGATAAAACATTGGAGACAGCTGAGTGCCAGTTGAGGATTTTACTTACGGAAGAAACCCTTGATTTCCAGAAGCTACAG ATGGTTATTCCAAAAATGGAAATGAGTGGAAAAGAAGAGCAAGCGGTGGATATGCTGGAAAAAGCACTGACAAAAGCCAATGGAGAGGGAAAAAAACATGAAGCATATGAAATCGGGATGTTAATTGTGGAAATGCTCATTTACAAG GGTGATTTGTCCAAGGCCAAAGCCTGTGATTGCTTAAATGATGAACATCATGAAGTGATTTCGGATGCTCGTCGCCCACTCTATAAG GCAATCATCCACATCATGGTGGATGATGAGGAGAAAATAGCTAAAGAAAGTTGGGATGAGTTCAGTAATATAAGAGAAGACCTTCATTGTCCACCTACCTTTCGAGAAAGCATGGAAGAAATTGGAATCCAAAATCTCAGCACAAATTTCGATGAATTTAAGAAGGTTGTTAAGAGGCTTAAAGATGATATCGACAAGCATATCAAGAAGGCTAAGGAAAAGAAGGGGCATAAataa